From a single Microbacterium murale genomic region:
- the pknB gene encoding Stk1 family PASTA domain-containing Ser/Thr kinase: MTTNQQADPLIGRLVDGRYRVRARIARGGMATVYVATDLRLERRIALKVMHGHLSDDSVFQSRFIQEARAAARLADPHVVNVFDQGQDGELAYLVMEYLPGITLRELMREQKRLTIPQTITIMDAILAGLAAAHKAGIVHRDVKPENVLLAEDGRIKIGDFGLARATTANTATGQQLLGTIAYLAPELVTRGTADARSDIYALGIMLYEMLVGEQPYKGEQPMQIAFQHATESVPRPSARNPGVPEQLDELVLWSTEKSPDERPNDAQEMLDRLREIERSLGVSPAAVAPTTTPIRSQSDSGDLTKVMPSTMVIEDTTTQVAAAQPIDNATLLRRRASKRRARGAFLLSLVLLLAVVAGGVGWWFGSGPGSLVGVPSVSGLSYEEAATVLTEDGFVPVRGEENSTEVAADVAIRSDPSEGERLDKGTEVTVFISAGPAEHALDALNGMTADEARAYLADLNIAVSDDDLLLYSRADDGVVINASITPRAGGDPYECGEGCSAFEADTVNLIVSLGGLPDVVGMTVDEASAALGEKDISTTTTEEFHDSVEQGRVISVIEREGGANWRPGDTMTLVVSKGPQLFPVPDVTGQNRDQAAQTLRDAGFEPTWNPLWSPFPNGLTEVTGTDPAAETMRRAGSEVTLLIRSAL, translated from the coding sequence GTGACGACCAATCAGCAGGCTGATCCCCTCATCGGGCGGCTTGTCGACGGCCGCTACCGCGTTCGCGCCAGGATCGCGCGCGGCGGCATGGCCACGGTCTACGTCGCCACCGACCTTCGCCTCGAACGCAGGATCGCCCTGAAGGTGATGCACGGCCACCTCAGCGACGACTCGGTCTTCCAGAGCCGGTTCATCCAGGAGGCGCGAGCCGCTGCCCGCCTCGCCGATCCGCACGTCGTGAACGTCTTCGATCAGGGCCAGGACGGCGAACTCGCTTATCTGGTCATGGAGTATCTCCCTGGTATCACCCTGCGCGAGCTGATGCGCGAGCAGAAGCGCCTGACGATCCCGCAGACGATCACGATCATGGATGCGATCCTCGCCGGGCTCGCGGCGGCCCACAAAGCCGGAATCGTGCACCGCGACGTGAAGCCGGAGAACGTGCTGCTCGCCGAGGACGGCCGCATCAAGATCGGCGACTTCGGGCTCGCCCGCGCGACGACAGCGAACACCGCCACCGGTCAGCAGTTGCTCGGAACCATCGCCTACCTCGCTCCCGAACTCGTCACCCGAGGCACCGCCGATGCGCGCAGCGACATCTACGCACTCGGCATCATGCTCTACGAGATGCTCGTCGGCGAGCAGCCGTACAAGGGCGAGCAGCCCATGCAGATCGCCTTCCAGCATGCGACCGAGTCTGTGCCTCGACCGAGCGCACGCAACCCCGGCGTGCCGGAGCAGCTCGACGAACTGGTGCTGTGGTCGACCGAGAAGTCACCGGATGAGCGGCCGAACGACGCGCAGGAGATGCTCGATCGTCTGCGCGAGATAGAGCGTTCCCTCGGAGTCTCCCCCGCCGCCGTCGCTCCGACGACCACGCCGATCCGTTCGCAGAGCGACTCCGGCGACCTGACCAAGGTCATGCCATCGACGATGGTGATCGAGGACACGACCACGCAGGTGGCGGCGGCGCAGCCCATCGACAACGCGACTCTGTTGCGACGACGTGCGTCCAAGCGACGCGCCCGCGGTGCGTTCCTGCTGTCACTCGTGCTTCTGCTCGCGGTCGTCGCCGGTGGCGTCGGCTGGTGGTTCGGCTCAGGTCCCGGCTCGCTCGTGGGCGTACCGTCAGTGTCGGGTCTCAGTTATGAAGAAGCCGCCACCGTCCTGACGGAAGACGGGTTCGTCCCCGTGCGCGGCGAGGAGAACTCGACCGAGGTCGCCGCAGATGTCGCGATCCGCAGCGATCCTTCCGAGGGAGAGCGACTCGACAAGGGCACCGAGGTCACCGTCTTCATCTCCGCCGGGCCAGCGGAGCACGCTCTCGATGCGCTCAATGGAATGACGGCGGATGAGGCGCGTGCCTATCTCGCCGATCTCAACATCGCCGTCTCCGACGACGACCTGCTGCTGTACTCGAGGGCAGATGACGGCGTGGTGATCAACGCGAGCATCACCCCGCGCGCCGGCGGTGACCCTTACGAATGCGGCGAGGGATGCTCCGCCTTCGAGGCCGACACCGTGAATCTCATCGTCTCACTGGGCGGGTTGCCCGACGTCGTGGGGATGACGGTGGACGAGGCGTCAGCAGCATTGGGCGAGAAGGACATCTCGACCACGACGACGGAAGAGTTCCACGACTCCGTCGAGCAGGGGCGCGTCATCAGCGTCATCGAACGCGAAGGCGGCGCGAACTGGCGCCCCGGCGACACGATGACCCTCGTGGTCTCCAAGGGACCACAGCTGTTCCCGGTCCCCGACGTCACCGGTCAGAATCGTGATCAGGCGGCGCAGACGCTGCGCGACGCAGGCTTCGAGCCCACATGGAACCCGCTGTGGTCACCGTTCCCGAACGGTCTGACCGAGGTCACCGGCACCGATCCGGCCGCCGAGACCATGCGCCGCGCGGGCAGCGAGGTCACTCTGCTGATCCGCAGCGCTCTCTGA
- a CDS encoding lysophospholipid acyltransferase family protein, translating to MFYWLMKYVVIGPAVKAIFRPWIVGRSNVPKNGAAILASNHLSVSDSVFLPVLVDRRMSFLAKSDYFTGKGIKGWATRFFMKASGQIAIDRSGGKASEASLNTGLQVLGRGDVLGIYPEGTRSPDGKLYRGRTGIARMALEAKVPVIPVVMVDTDIAMPIGRTVPRIVRVGIVIGEPLDFSRYEGMENDRYILRSVTDEIMVALQRLGEQQYDDVYASSVKDRMPRRS from the coding sequence ATGTTCTACTGGCTGATGAAGTACGTCGTGATCGGCCCCGCGGTCAAGGCGATCTTCCGACCTTGGATCGTGGGCCGCAGCAACGTGCCCAAGAACGGTGCCGCGATCCTCGCGAGCAACCATCTGTCCGTGTCCGACTCGGTCTTCCTGCCGGTGCTGGTCGATCGGCGGATGTCGTTCCTCGCGAAGAGCGACTACTTCACCGGTAAGGGCATCAAGGGCTGGGCGACGCGCTTCTTCATGAAAGCGAGCGGTCAGATCGCGATCGACCGCTCCGGCGGCAAAGCATCCGAGGCGTCGTTGAACACCGGACTCCAGGTGCTCGGGCGCGGCGATGTCCTCGGCATCTACCCCGAGGGCACGCGCAGCCCGGATGGCAAGCTGTACCGCGGTCGTACCGGCATCGCGCGGATGGCGCTCGAAGCGAAGGTTCCGGTGATCCCTGTGGTGATGGTCGACACCGACATCGCGATGCCGATCGGTCGGACCGTGCCGCGCATCGTGCGCGTGGGGATCGTGATCGGCGAACCCCTGGACTTCTCCCGTTACGAAGGCATGGAGAATGATCGCTACATCCTGCGCTCGGTGACAGACGAGATCATGGTGGCACTGCAACGTCTGGGTGAGCAGCAGTATGACGACGTGTACGCCTCGTCGGTCAAGGACCGGATGCCTCGGCGATCCTGA
- the rsmH gene encoding 16S rRNA (cytosine(1402)-N(4))-methyltransferase RsmH, producing the protein MNLRDIHTPVLLERCIELLAPALQHDGAVLVDATLGMGGHSEALLERFDSIRLIGLDRDTDALRIAGQRLERFADRITLVHTVYDEIGIHAHGASGILMDLGVSSLQLDEADRGFAYSKDAPLDMRMDQTKGTTAAEVLATYSEGNLRRIFERYGEEKLAARYARFIVQARDAKPLERSQDLVDLLQAATPAALQRAGHPAKRVFQALRIEVNSELSVLADAIPAAMDALAVGGRIVVMSYQSLEDRLVKQAFAAASASTTPAGLPVELPEHAPRFRTITKGAELAGDEEKARNPRAIPVRLRAAERIRESA; encoded by the coding sequence ATGAACCTTCGCGACATCCACACCCCGGTCCTCCTCGAGCGCTGCATCGAACTGCTGGCACCCGCCTTGCAGCACGACGGTGCGGTGCTCGTCGATGCGACGCTCGGCATGGGCGGACATTCCGAGGCGCTTCTCGAGCGATTCGACAGCATCCGCCTGATCGGGCTCGACCGGGACACCGATGCTCTGCGCATCGCCGGACAACGACTCGAGCGTTTCGCCGACCGGATCACGCTCGTGCACACCGTGTACGACGAGATCGGCATCCACGCGCACGGCGCTTCCGGCATCCTGATGGATCTCGGGGTCTCATCTCTGCAGCTCGACGAGGCAGACCGCGGCTTCGCGTATTCGAAGGATGCTCCGCTGGACATGCGGATGGATCAGACGAAGGGCACCACCGCAGCCGAGGTCCTCGCGACGTACAGCGAGGGAAACCTGCGTCGCATCTTCGAACGCTACGGCGAGGAGAAGCTCGCGGCACGCTACGCCCGTTTCATCGTTCAGGCGCGTGACGCGAAGCCATTGGAGCGATCGCAGGACCTCGTCGATCTGCTCCAGGCCGCGACTCCGGCCGCCTTGCAGCGTGCCGGCCATCCCGCCAAGCGGGTGTTCCAGGCGCTGCGCATCGAGGTGAATTCCGAACTCAGCGTGCTCGCCGATGCGATCCCCGCGGCAATGGATGCGCTCGCCGTCGGCGGCCGGATCGTCGTCATGAGCTACCAGTCGCTGGAAGACCGACTCGTGAAGCAGGCCTTCGCCGCAGCCTCGGCCTCCACAACCCCTGCTGGGCTTCCGGTGGAGCTGCCGGAGCACGCACCGCGCTTCCGCACGATCACGAAGGGCGCCGAGCTGGCCGGCGACGAGGAGAAGGCACGCAATCCGCGCGCCATTCCCGTGCGCCTGCGCGCCGCCGAGCGAATTCGGGAGTCAGCATGA
- a CDS encoding UDP-N-acetylmuramoyl-tripeptide--D-alanyl-D-alanine ligase — protein sequence MIALTLAEIAAITGGDLRLVDPDTAETTVSGVVDTDSRKMTSGGVFIAKPGAETDGHHFVAAAVDGGASLAIVEHIVDAPVSQVVVADAVAALADLARAVVARVRAEGQLKIVGITGSNGKTTTKNLLARILEDEGETIAPINSYNNEVGAPVTMLRITESTRYLVSEFGAAGPGSIAHLAGLVEPDVAVVLMVGMAHAGGFGGIEETAKAKAELIAASRSGGAAVLNIDDSRVAAMRDAATAHRMNIVGFGQDGAADVRATDVQVAADGTRAVITTAEASLPLHLKVLGAHHITNALAAIAAAGVLGVPLADAIARIETVQVAERWRMQPLGNDRVRIINDAYNASPDSMAAALRTLAQITGPDERTVAVLGAMSELGESAGEEHDRIGLLAVRLNIRRIVVVGPEARRLYLSVVGEGSWDSEAVHLPDQDTAYEYLRTELRDGDRVLVKSSNSVGLRHLGDRLGELFS from the coding sequence ATGATCGCCCTGACGCTTGCCGAGATCGCCGCAATCACCGGTGGCGACCTGCGTCTCGTAGACCCCGACACCGCGGAGACCACCGTGTCCGGCGTCGTCGACACCGACTCGAGGAAGATGACCTCCGGTGGTGTGTTCATCGCCAAGCCCGGCGCGGAGACCGACGGGCATCACTTCGTCGCCGCGGCGGTCGACGGCGGAGCGTCATTGGCGATCGTCGAGCACATCGTCGATGCCCCGGTGTCTCAGGTGGTCGTGGCGGACGCCGTCGCAGCCCTCGCCGACCTCGCTCGCGCTGTCGTCGCGCGCGTGCGCGCGGAAGGTCAACTGAAGATCGTCGGAATCACGGGGTCGAACGGCAAGACGACCACCAAGAACCTGCTCGCCCGCATCCTCGAGGACGAAGGCGAGACGATCGCCCCGATCAACTCGTACAACAACGAGGTGGGCGCCCCTGTGACCATGCTGCGCATCACGGAGAGCACTCGGTATCTGGTGAGCGAGTTCGGTGCCGCCGGTCCAGGCAGCATCGCCCACCTCGCCGGCCTGGTCGAGCCCGACGTCGCCGTCGTCCTCATGGTCGGCATGGCGCATGCCGGGGGATTCGGAGGCATCGAGGAGACCGCCAAGGCCAAAGCAGAGCTCATCGCCGCTTCGCGCTCCGGCGGGGCCGCTGTGCTCAACATCGACGACTCCCGCGTCGCCGCCATGCGCGATGCAGCCACGGCGCACCGCATGAACATCGTCGGTTTCGGGCAGGACGGCGCGGCAGATGTCCGTGCGACCGACGTCCAGGTGGCGGCGGACGGGACCCGCGCAGTGATCACCACGGCCGAGGCGAGCCTGCCACTGCACCTGAAGGTGCTCGGTGCCCACCACATCACGAACGCCCTCGCTGCGATCGCCGCCGCCGGTGTTCTCGGCGTTCCCCTCGCCGATGCGATCGCCCGGATCGAGACCGTCCAGGTCGCGGAGCGCTGGCGCATGCAGCCGCTCGGCAACGATCGCGTGCGCATCATCAACGACGCCTACAACGCCAGCCCGGACTCCATGGCGGCCGCCCTGCGGACTCTCGCACAGATCACCGGTCCTGACGAGCGCACCGTCGCCGTGCTGGGGGCGATGAGCGAACTCGGAGAGAGCGCAGGGGAAGAGCACGACAGGATCGGACTGCTCGCCGTGCGTCTGAACATCCGGCGCATCGTCGTCGTCGGCCCTGAAGCGCGCCGTCTCTACCTCTCGGTCGTAGGGGAGGGGTCGTGGGACAGCGAAGCCGTGCACCTCCCTGACCAGGACACGGCTTACGAGTACCTGCGCACCGAGCTTCGCGACGGAGATCGCGTGCTCGTGAAATCATCCAATTCCGTGGGCCTTCGGCATCTCGGCGATCGTCTGGGAGAATTGTTCTCGTGA
- a CDS encoding Rv2175c family DNA-binding protein, whose translation MSETAPEPTAIEWLTMPELVESLDESLGRVRRLISEQYLVGSTRNGVFGVPAQFIVEGHPLPSLRGTIIVLTDAGFTDDEVIDWLFSEEEELGRTPIAALLDGHKSAVRRVARTLA comes from the coding sequence GTGTCTGAGACTGCCCCCGAACCCACAGCCATCGAATGGCTGACGATGCCCGAGCTCGTCGAGAGCCTTGACGAGTCGCTGGGGCGTGTGCGTCGGCTGATCTCAGAGCAGTACCTGGTCGGATCAACGCGGAACGGCGTGTTCGGCGTTCCCGCGCAGTTCATCGTCGAGGGTCATCCGCTGCCGTCGCTGCGCGGTACGATCATCGTCCTCACGGACGCCGGCTTCACCGATGACGAGGTGATCGACTGGTTGTTCAGTGAAGAGGAAGAACTCGGTCGCACACCGATCGCTGCTCTGCTCGACGGTCACAAGAGCGCTGTCCGTCGCGTCGCCCGCACTCTCGCCTGA
- a CDS encoding polyprenyl synthetase family protein — MVPSPTPVQDAVSARLDRFLTALGSESRAYGPDAEMFIRSAAATLRGGKRLRARFCHTGWRAVAHFSARDAVETDALWDLCAALEIFQSAALVHDDLIDNSDTRRGGPAAHRSLEQQHRTLAWAGDAESFGRAGAILLGDLLVAWSDDLLEQGLADAAHASQVRREYARMRRDVTTGQFLDIAEESAWQVNPIAEHADRALRVVSLKSARYSIEQPLLLGALLAGADESQQAALRRFGHPVGMAFQLRDDVLGVFGDQSLTGKPTGDDLREGKRTVLIAFTREHLDASARRLLDELLGDPMLSADQVSALQATITGSGALARVEELIDSYAQQADRALSGAPLDNAAVGELRDLARAATVRTA, encoded by the coding sequence ATCGTGCCCTCCCCCACCCCTGTCCAGGATGCCGTCTCCGCTCGCCTGGATCGCTTCCTGACCGCGCTCGGATCGGAGTCGCGGGCGTACGGTCCGGATGCCGAGATGTTCATCAGATCCGCCGCGGCCACACTGCGGGGCGGCAAACGTCTGCGAGCACGGTTCTGTCACACCGGATGGCGCGCAGTAGCGCACTTCTCGGCACGTGATGCCGTCGAGACTGATGCGCTGTGGGACCTCTGCGCGGCACTGGAGATCTTCCAGTCCGCGGCGCTCGTGCACGACGATCTCATCGACAATTCGGACACGAGGCGCGGCGGTCCAGCGGCGCACCGTTCCCTCGAGCAGCAGCACCGGACTCTCGCGTGGGCCGGTGATGCCGAGTCGTTCGGGCGAGCGGGCGCGATCCTGCTCGGCGATCTGCTCGTGGCCTGGAGCGACGACCTGCTCGAACAGGGGCTGGCGGACGCGGCGCACGCCTCCCAGGTGCGACGGGAATACGCGCGCATGCGTCGTGATGTCACCACGGGCCAGTTCCTCGACATCGCCGAAGAGTCGGCCTGGCAGGTCAATCCCATCGCTGAACACGCCGATCGCGCGTTGCGCGTCGTGTCGCTGAAGTCCGCGCGGTACAGCATCGAGCAGCCACTGCTGCTCGGCGCGCTGCTGGCGGGGGCGGACGAATCGCAGCAGGCGGCGCTGCGCCGATTCGGACATCCGGTCGGCATGGCGTTCCAGCTGCGAGACGATGTGCTCGGTGTCTTCGGCGATCAATCGCTCACCGGCAAGCCGACCGGCGACGATCTGCGCGAGGGCAAGCGCACTGTGCTGATCGCGTTCACCCGCGAACATCTCGATGCGTCGGCGCGTCGACTGCTCGACGAACTGCTCGGGGACCCGATGCTCAGCGCGGATCAGGTGTCGGCCCTTCAGGCGACGATCACCGGGTCAGGCGCCCTGGCACGGGTGGAGGAGCTCATCGACTCCTACGCGCAACAGGCCGATCGCGCGCTCTCGGGCGCGCCACTGGACAATGCCGCAGTCGGCGAGTTGCGAGACCTCGCGCGCGCCGCGACCGTGCGTACCGCGTGA
- a CDS encoding LysM peptidoglycan-binding domain-containing protein, which yields MNSRVRYVQLGVPAAVLGVLASAISTAPAHAAPPVELGSESRLTALPRVLPAATTPTTYTVQEGDTVFSIAQHFGLRTVDVLTWNGLGWRSVIYPGQTLAVVAPAPAAPAPAPATPAPAAPAAVTSTHTVVAGDTLFAIAQKYGTSVDALLAANGLSRASVIYPGQAIAISGGATAAPAAPAPTPAVAPAPSSGTAHTVVAGDTIFAIAQKYGTSVDTIYAANALSASSIIYPGQAIVVAAAAPVAPAAPAPAASTPAPARTAVLDAAQAENAAMIIRIGRELGVSDRGIAIALATSMVESWLRNLDWGDRDSLGLFQQRPSTGWGTAAQIMDRDRSIRVFYGGPSDPNGTTTRGLLDISGWDGMAFKDAAQSVQISAYPDRYAQWEAQAYQWIALYG from the coding sequence ATGAACAGCCGTGTCAGATACGTCCAGCTCGGCGTTCCAGCTGCAGTTCTGGGCGTGCTCGCGAGTGCGATCAGCACCGCGCCCGCCCACGCCGCGCCACCGGTGGAGCTCGGCTCCGAGAGCCGGCTCACCGCACTGCCTCGCGTGCTTCCCGCCGCGACGACTCCCACCACCTACACGGTGCAGGAAGGCGACACCGTCTTCTCGATCGCGCAGCATTTCGGGTTGCGCACCGTTGACGTGCTCACCTGGAATGGACTCGGTTGGCGCTCGGTGATCTACCCGGGCCAGACCCTCGCCGTCGTCGCACCGGCACCCGCCGCACCGGCACCGGCACCGGCAACTCCCGCCCCCGCAGCCCCGGCCGCTGTCACGAGCACGCACACGGTAGTCGCGGGCGACACGCTCTTCGCCATCGCCCAGAAGTACGGCACCTCCGTCGACGCTCTCCTCGCCGCCAACGGCTTGAGCCGCGCCTCTGTCATCTATCCGGGACAAGCCATCGCGATCTCGGGCGGGGCGACAGCCGCGCCCGCGGCTCCTGCACCGACTCCGGCCGTCGCACCGGCCCCATCGAGCGGGACCGCGCACACGGTCGTCGCGGGTGACACGATCTTCGCCATCGCGCAGAAATACGGCACCTCCGTCGACACGATCTACGCGGCCAACGCACTGAGCGCTTCGTCGATCATCTACCCCGGTCAGGCCATCGTCGTCGCAGCAGCCGCACCGGTGGCGCCCGCGGCACCTGCTCCGGCAGCATCCACGCCTGCCCCCGCCCGGACGGCGGTTCTCGACGCAGCGCAGGCGGAGAATGCCGCAATGATCATCCGGATCGGACGCGAGCTCGGAGTCTCCGACCGCGGCATCGCGATCGCTCTGGCGACATCCATGGTCGAATCATGGCTGCGCAACCTCGACTGGGGAGACCGCGACTCATTGGGGCTCTTCCAACAGCGACCGAGCACGGGCTGGGGCACGGCGGCGCAGATCATGGATCGCGACCGAAGCATCCGCGTCTTCTACGGCGGCCCATCCGACCCGAACGGGACGACGACGCGGGGCCTTCTCGACATCTCGGGCTGGGACGGCATGGCGTTCAAGGATGCTGCGCAGTCCGTGCAGATCTCTGCGTATCCGGATCGCTACGCCCAGTGGGAGGCTCAGGCCTACCAGTGGATCGCGCTGTATGGCTGA
- a CDS encoding peptidoglycan D,D-transpeptidase FtsI family protein yields the protein MTTRATRGPRRRTVVALAVILAVLSAFVIRLVDIQVVSADDHVADSLQVGQLGDTVTLYGSRGSIVDSNDTLLASSITVYDAQLDPKVMKMLEDNDENPPKVAWSDAADQIAAITGQDAEEIRTGVAETLAADPNSQYYPLKKGLSTEKYLELRDLGLVYLHMKPRETRVYPNGAVAGNLIGYVDNAGTGQSGVEKLEAQCLSPTNGERTYLRGKDGNVIPGSDRTVEAQDGGSVQLTIDSDLQWYLTQMIAEESQKMGAQSGTVTVVEVKTGKIRAAAEWPSLDPNDLDASSPEDWGTRLFTHTFEPGSPFKAITAAAVLDSGAADLSTSVSAAGRETFPNGAVINDSFVHGAENYTLAGGLIDSSNVTLSKFGEMVDPQVRFDYLQKFGVGEKTIGFPGEEPGLLHPASEWDAQSLYTTTFGQHFTVTAPQLAGAYQAIANGGEKIDLSLIESCTNHDGEVVKPDAPEHEQIISESTADTVSRMLENVAVQGGLAELIHVPGYRIGIKTGTGEVPDGNGGYKQGVYFTSMVGFAPADDPQYVVVVTLDQPTKVVSSTATASAFQQAMTQVLKTYRVSPSTVPMDELLPKFN from the coding sequence ATGACGACAAGAGCCACTCGCGGACCACGGCGCCGCACCGTCGTCGCACTCGCGGTCATTCTCGCGGTGCTGTCGGCGTTCGTGATCCGTCTCGTGGACATCCAGGTCGTCAGTGCGGATGATCACGTTGCGGATTCCCTGCAGGTCGGGCAGCTCGGCGACACCGTGACGCTATACGGCAGCCGGGGCTCGATAGTGGACTCCAACGACACTCTGCTCGCATCCAGCATCACCGTCTACGACGCGCAACTGGATCCGAAGGTCATGAAGATGCTCGAGGACAACGACGAGAACCCACCGAAGGTGGCGTGGTCAGACGCAGCCGACCAGATCGCCGCGATCACCGGGCAGGATGCGGAGGAGATCCGTACCGGAGTCGCAGAGACGCTCGCAGCAGACCCGAACTCGCAGTACTACCCGCTGAAGAAGGGCCTCAGCACCGAGAAGTACCTCGAGCTGCGCGATCTCGGGCTCGTCTACCTGCACATGAAGCCGCGCGAGACGCGTGTCTACCCGAACGGCGCGGTGGCAGGCAACCTGATCGGCTACGTCGACAATGCGGGGACCGGCCAGTCCGGCGTGGAGAAGCTCGAGGCGCAGTGCCTCTCGCCCACCAACGGCGAACGCACGTACTTGCGCGGCAAGGACGGCAACGTCATCCCCGGCAGCGACCGCACGGTGGAGGCGCAGGACGGTGGATCGGTGCAGCTGACGATCGACAGCGATCTGCAGTGGTATCTGACGCAGATGATCGCGGAGGAGTCGCAGAAGATGGGCGCCCAGTCCGGCACGGTCACCGTCGTGGAAGTGAAGACGGGAAAGATCCGTGCGGCGGCGGAATGGCCCTCCCTCGACCCCAACGACCTCGACGCCTCGTCCCCCGAGGACTGGGGCACCCGGCTGTTCACACACACGTTCGAGCCAGGGTCGCCGTTCAAGGCGATCACGGCCGCCGCAGTACTGGACTCCGGCGCAGCCGACCTGAGCACGTCAGTGTCCGCGGCGGGCAGGGAGACGTTCCCCAACGGCGCCGTCATCAACGACTCCTTCGTGCACGGTGCCGAGAACTACACGCTCGCCGGCGGGCTCATCGACTCGTCGAACGTCACGCTGTCGAAGTTCGGCGAAATGGTCGACCCGCAGGTGCGTTTCGACTATCTGCAGAAGTTCGGCGTCGGCGAGAAGACGATCGGCTTCCCCGGTGAAGAGCCCGGTCTGTTGCACCCGGCCTCTGAGTGGGATGCCCAATCGCTGTACACCACGACGTTCGGGCAGCACTTCACCGTCACAGCGCCTCAGCTCGCCGGTGCCTATCAGGCGATCGCGAACGGCGGGGAGAAGATCGATCTGTCACTCATCGAGTCCTGCACGAACCATGACGGCGAGGTCGTGAAGCCCGATGCGCCCGAGCACGAGCAGATCATCTCGGAATCGACAGCAGACACCGTGAGCAGGATGCTGGAGAACGTCGCGGTGCAGGGCGGTCTGGCCGAGCTGATCCACGTTCCCGGTTACCGCATCGGGATCAAGACCGGTACCGGTGAGGTGCCGGATGGGAACGGCGGGTACAAGCAGGGCGTGTACTTCACGAGCATGGTGGGCTTCGCTCCGGCGGACGATCCGCAGTACGTGGTGGTGGTCACCCTCGATCAGCCGACTAAGGTTGTATCGTCCACCGCCACGGCATCCGCCTTCCAGCAGGCGATGACACAGGTGCTGAAGACCTACCGTGTCTCGCCCTCGACCGTCCCGATGGACGAGCTGCTTCCCAAGTTCAACTAG
- the mraZ gene encoding division/cell wall cluster transcriptional repressor MraZ produces the protein MLLGTHSPKLDDKGRVILPAKFREDLGGGIVVTRGQERCLYVFSTVEFEAMHERIRQAPLSNKQARDFLRMFLSGASAEMPDSQNRITIPSHLRQYAGLEKELIVTGVGAHAEIWDAAAWNDYLAAGEDNYSELEQEVIPGLF, from the coding sequence ATGTTGTTGGGAACGCATTCACCGAAGCTCGACGACAAAGGCCGCGTCATCCTGCCAGCGAAGTTCCGCGAGGACCTCGGCGGCGGCATCGTCGTCACCCGTGGTCAGGAACGATGCCTGTACGTGTTCAGCACGGTCGAGTTCGAGGCGATGCACGAGCGGATCCGTCAGGCACCGCTCAGCAACAAGCAGGCTCGAGACTTCCTGCGCATGTTCCTCTCGGGAGCGAGCGCGGAGATGCCGGACAGCCAGAACCGCATAACCATCCCCAGCCACCTCCGCCAGTACGCGGGGCTCGAGAAAGAGCTCATCGTCACGGGCGTCGGCGCACACGCCGAGATCTGGGATGCCGCGGCATGGAACGACTACCTCGCCGCAGGCGAGGACAACTACTCAGAACTGGAACAGGAGGTGATTCCGGGACTCTTCTGA
- a CDS encoding DUF3040 domain-containing protein, producing the protein MPLSEQEQRLLDEMERHLLHNDADIVTAPSGDRTLSYRNLVYGAVLLLVGIGALVAGVALGGQLGPVASIIVGVIGFAAMVAGVILAATPVRRVGGPPRARTGSASKPPQNSASFMDRMNDRWDRRQDGR; encoded by the coding sequence ATGCCACTGTCTGAACAGGAGCAGCGTCTGCTCGACGAGATGGAACGTCATCTCCTGCATAACGACGCAGACATTGTTACCGCGCCCTCCGGCGATCGAACGCTCAGCTACCGCAACCTCGTGTACGGCGCCGTCCTGCTGCTCGTCGGCATCGGTGCGCTCGTCGCGGGTGTCGCGCTCGGTGGCCAGCTCGGTCCTGTCGCCAGCATCATCGTCGGCGTGATCGGATTCGCCGCGATGGTCGCGGGTGTCATCCTTGCGGCGACTCCGGTGCGCCGCGTCGGCGGTCCGCCCCGTGCCCGAACCGGCTCAGCGTCGAAGCCGCCGCAGAACTCGGCCTCGTTCATGGACCGTATGAATGACCGTTGGGATCGTCGCCAAGACGGTCGCTGA